AGACAATCTCCACGAGCCGGGCGTTCGGCCGCGGGTCGGCGGGCGGCCGGGCGGCGTGGACTTCCTCCCAGAACAGGGTCGCGTCGGTGGTCATCGGTCGGCTCCTCGGGTCGGATGCGTCCAGCGTCGCCGGAGCCGGGCCCGAAGCGCACGCGATCTTGCCGGAACGGCAATCCCGCCTGCTGGGCAAGATCGTTTCGCCGGTACTGTCGGCTGCGAGCCGGGACGCGGCTGATCTCGGCGGACGGGATCCGTCGATTGACCGGGTTACCCGCTGTGGCACCGAGGCGGGGTTTCCCTCGACCACGTGCACGGCTGCCGCGAGCCGCCCAGCAGGACCAGGACGTCCGGGCTCACCCCCGCGCGCACCCGGGAGGCCAGCTCCGGCGACGTCTGTCCGAGTGCCGAGTAGACCGCGCGGACCAGGCACCTCGCCGCGTGCGGGGAACGCCTGGTGCGCAACGAGATCTCCATCAGGAGGGCCTCGCGGTCGCACGTGCGGCCGCGGCTCGGCACGACGATGCCCAGCCGGGTTTGCTCGGCCAGAGGAAGGCATCGCAGCAGGCTGTCGACGACGCAGTCGACCGCGAGCCGGTTCCGTTCCGTGCGGGGTGGGCGAGGCCCGGGCAGAATTTCCTTCCGCACCACCATGGACCATCAACTCCTGGGCGCAGAGTATCCGATCCGGCGCGCGCGGTGACGTTACGGTTCCGTGCGGCGGAAAACGAACCGCGGAGAGTCCACTGTGGACGGGTTCAGCCGGGCGAGCCGG
The nucleotide sequence above comes from Amycolatopsis sp. AA4. Encoded proteins:
- a CDS encoding DUF2267 domain-containing protein, producing the protein MVVRKEILPGPRPPRTERNRLAVDCVVDSLLRCLPLAEQTRLGIVVPSRGRTCDREALLMEISLRTRRSPHAARCLVRAVYSALGQTSPELASRVRAGVSPDVLVLLGGSRQPCTWSRETPPRCHSG